In Fodinibius salicampi, the genomic window GAGAAGTTCTGACGACAAAATTGTACGACGCAATGGTCGTGTATATGTAATCAACAAGAAGAATCCACGCCACAAGCAACGGCAAGGATAAAAATTTGAATTAGTTTTTATGGCAAGAATTGCTGGAATTGATTTACCAAAAGAGAAACGAGGCGAAGTAGGGTTAACCTATATATTCGGTATTGGTCGTTCGACTGCTCAGGAAATTTTAGATGAGTTAGAGATCGACTACGATACCAAGGTGAAGGATTGGACCGATGATCAAGTAACCAAGCTACGTACAAAGATCGATAATGAATAT contains:
- the rpsM gene encoding 30S ribosomal protein S13, with amino-acid sequence MARIAGIDLPKEKRGEVGLTYIFGIGRSTAQEILDELEIDYDTKVKDWTDDQVTKLRTKIDNEYTVEGNLRSEVKANIRRLIEIGSYRGTRHRKGLPVRGQNTQTNARTRKGKRRTVAGRKSAPKK
- the rpmJ gene encoding 50S ribosomal protein L36 encodes the protein MKTRSSVKKRSSDDKIVRRNGRVYVINKKNPRHKQRQG